Proteins from one Devosia chinhatensis genomic window:
- a CDS encoding twin transmembrane helix small protein, whose amino-acid sequence METLLNIGIALALLFVVIVLGMGLWNMLKGGPGNTSQRLMRLRVIGQAVALALLLGALFLFGGNRPV is encoded by the coding sequence ATGGAAACGCTTCTCAATATCGGCATCGCCCTGGCGCTGCTTTTCGTCGTCATCGTGCTGGGCATGGGCCTTTGGAACATGCTCAAGGGCGGGCCAGGCAATACCAGCCAGCGCCTGATGCGCCTGCGCGTCATCGGCCAGGCCGTAGCACTGGCACTGCTCTTGGGCGCCCTGTTCCTCTTCGGCGGCAATCGGCCGGTCTGA
- the gluQRS gene encoding tRNA glutamyl-Q(34) synthetase GluQRS, translated as MSPPRLRFAPSPNGYLHLGHALSALVTWDAAYKLGGTASLRIEDIDLARCKPGFTEAIVEDLHWLGLTWPEPVLLQSDRFELYADAANSLRSADLLYPCFCTRTQISETATATDPDGAPLYPGTCRHLSNAERIERLERGDPVQFRLDTEAAQRRTGMLTYTRIGPSILDRPQIRYARPEWWGDVVVQRKDVPTSYHLSVVVDDAAQGISHVTRGRDLEAATDIHVLLQMLLGLPTPLYHFHRLLKDDAGEKLSKSRGSVSLRDYRAKGWTPEDVRRAVGF; from the coding sequence ATGTCCCCGCCTCGTCTCCGTTTCGCTCCAAGCCCCAATGGCTATCTTCACCTGGGACACGCGCTATCCGCGCTGGTCACCTGGGATGCTGCCTATAAACTTGGAGGCACCGCCAGTTTGCGCATAGAGGACATCGACCTGGCCCGGTGTAAACCCGGTTTTACCGAGGCCATCGTGGAGGACCTGCATTGGTTGGGGCTAACTTGGCCGGAGCCGGTTCTGCTCCAGTCCGACAGGTTCGAGCTTTACGCGGACGCGGCAAACAGCCTGCGGTCGGCGGACCTGCTCTATCCGTGCTTCTGCACCCGCACCCAGATCAGCGAAACAGCCACGGCCACCGATCCTGACGGTGCACCGCTCTATCCGGGCACTTGCCGCCATCTCTCCAATGCCGAGCGGATCGAACGTCTGGAACGCGGCGATCCGGTGCAGTTCCGGCTCGACACTGAGGCGGCGCAGCGCCGCACGGGCATGCTGACTTATACCCGGATTGGACCCAGCATCCTCGACCGGCCGCAAATCCGCTATGCCCGGCCCGAGTGGTGGGGCGACGTAGTGGTCCAGCGCAAGGATGTTCCCACATCTTATCACCTGAGCGTAGTGGTGGACGATGCCGCCCAAGGGATTAGTCATGTGACGCGCGGCCGGGATCTCGAGGCGGCGACGGACATTCACGTACTGCTGCAAATGCTGCTCGGCCTGCCCACGCCCCTCTATCATTTCCACCGTCTTTTAAAGGATGACGCCGGAGAAAAACTCTCCAAGTCGCGTGGCTCGGTCAGCCTGCGCGACTATAGGGCCAAGGGCTGGACACCCGAGGATGTCCGCCGCGCCGTCGGGTTCTAG
- a CDS encoding SRPBCC family protein: MNDTRLRSVKIERDFAHAPEKLWLALTQPHLIADWLMQNDFVPSLGHAFQLRGDWGGVLDCEVIAIEPERTLSYTWNFASDDPAYALTSIVTFTLTPTDTGTHLRVEQSGFKPEQKQAFGGAHAGWKGFLAKLDTVLAGF, from the coding sequence ATGAACGATACCCGATTGCGTAGTGTTAAGATCGAGCGCGATTTCGCCCATGCACCTGAAAAACTCTGGCTCGCTCTCACCCAGCCGCACCTGATCGCCGACTGGCTGATGCAGAACGACTTTGTCCCCAGCCTCGGCCACGCCTTCCAGTTGCGCGGCGACTGGGGCGGCGTTCTCGATTGCGAGGTCATCGCCATCGAACCCGAAAGAACGCTCTCCTATACGTGGAACTTTGCCAGCGACGATCCCGCCTATGCCCTGACGAGTATCGTCACTTTCACATTGACGCCCACCGATACCGGCACGCATCTGCGTGTCGAGCAATCGGGTTTCAAGCCCGAGCAGAAGCAGGCTTTCGGCGGCGCTCACGCAGGCTGGAAAGGCTTTCTGGCCAAGCTGGACACCGTCCTTGCGGGATTTTGA
- a CDS encoding alpha/beta hydrolase: MTKLSGPMLAPANGGQADAAVVLLHGYGSDGHDLIALAPHWQGLLPGALFVAPNAPQSLGMGGFQWFAIDWSGDRVASRQTGVVEARSIVVDFLHDLWSQTGILPNRTLLSGFSQGAMMALHAGASLPRAEQLMGVIAFSSAFVPPEGLLGPDLARPPICLVHGDRDDVVDPNLSAQARDELSEAGFDVSYYSSPGVGHGIAPDGLAFATDFISGLIQK, from the coding sequence ATGACCAAGCTTTCCGGACCCATGCTCGCCCCCGCCAATGGCGGCCAAGCCGATGCCGCGGTGGTGCTGCTGCACGGTTACGGCAGCGACGGGCATGACCTGATCGCGCTTGCGCCCCATTGGCAAGGCCTTCTCCCGGGCGCCCTCTTCGTAGCGCCGAATGCGCCCCAGAGCCTGGGCATGGGTGGATTTCAGTGGTTTGCCATCGACTGGTCCGGCGACCGGGTTGCCAGCCGTCAGACCGGTGTGGTCGAGGCGCGCTCGATCGTGGTCGACTTCCTGCATGACCTTTGGAGCCAGACCGGCATCCTGCCCAATCGCACCCTGCTGTCCGGCTTCAGCCAGGGTGCGATGATGGCGCTTCACGCCGGAGCGTCCCTGCCCAGGGCCGAGCAATTGATGGGCGTGATCGCGTTTTCCAGCGCCTTTGTACCGCCCGAGGGACTGCTGGGGCCCGATCTGGCTCGGCCGCCCATCTGCCTGGTTCATGGTGACCGCGACGATGTGGTCGATCCGAACCTCAGCGCCCAGGCCAGGGACGAACTGTCCGAGGCGGGGTTTGATGTGTCCTACTACAGTAGCCCGGGCGTGGGGCACGGGATCGCGCCAGACGGACTCGCCTTTGCGACCGACTTCATTAGCGGCCTCATCCAAAAATAA
- a CDS encoding ArsR/SmtB family transcription factor produces the protein MHLSPDPLFRALADPTRRALFERLCREGEHSVSALTLGSGVSQPVVSKHLAVLKQAGLVIDRSSGRQNRYRADLAALAPLKNWAEDMSNFWEQRMDDLDDLLKRMDQ, from the coding sequence ATGCATCTTTCGCCTGATCCTTTGTTTCGCGCCCTTGCCGACCCCACGCGCCGCGCGCTGTTCGAGCGCCTTTGCCGTGAGGGGGAACACAGCGTAAGCGCGCTGACGCTTGGCTCTGGGGTGTCCCAGCCCGTCGTCTCCAAGCATCTAGCCGTTCTCAAGCAGGCCGGTCTCGTGATCGATCGATCCTCTGGTCGGCAGAACCGCTATCGCGCCGATCTTGCCGCTCTCGCCCCACTTAAAAACTGGGCCGAGGATATGAGCAATTTCTGGGAGCAGCGCATGGACGATCTCGACGACCTGCTAAAACGGATGGACCAATGA
- a CDS encoding NAD-dependent epimerase/dehydratase family protein, translating to MGDARVTILGCNGHLGHAAMIAFRDAGWDVTGLGRANRKPVAGTRFVAGNADDVDVVRAATAHADVVVNGLHLRYDLWGDGRAEGQLQTVLDALVGSGKTVLYPGTIYNYRASDRIIPPTLRQSAETERGAIRIRLETMLADAARDDIQAIILRAGDFFGSGTTMGWFGEAILMNHAKGRLYHLGELGLHHAWAYLPDLARAMVRLAEARRTFANFETFHFAGHFVTHGEIMTAIARHVGQKGRIGPFPWWMLRLMGVVNPVLRDLCDMRYLWTHEMALVDPRLDALLGDGFATDLETAVAITVSDIIEARRAA from the coding sequence ATGGGCGATGCCAGAGTCACAATTCTGGGGTGCAATGGTCATCTCGGGCACGCTGCCATGATTGCATTTCGCGATGCAGGCTGGGATGTCACGGGTCTGGGACGAGCCAATAGAAAACCGGTCGCGGGGACGCGCTTTGTGGCTGGCAATGCCGATGATGTCGATGTGGTCAGGGCGGCAACGGCGCACGCCGATGTCGTGGTCAATGGCCTGCACCTGCGATACGATCTTTGGGGCGATGGTCGGGCGGAAGGGCAGCTGCAAACGGTCCTCGATGCCTTGGTCGGCAGCGGCAAGACAGTGCTCTATCCTGGCACGATCTACAATTATCGCGCCAGTGACAGGATCATCCCGCCTACGCTTCGGCAAAGCGCCGAAACAGAACGTGGCGCTATCCGCATCCGCCTTGAGACGATGCTCGCGGATGCCGCTCGAGACGACATTCAGGCGATCATCCTGCGGGCGGGGGATTTCTTCGGGTCTGGGACCACGATGGGGTGGTTCGGCGAGGCCATCCTCATGAACCACGCCAAGGGGCGCCTCTATCACCTGGGTGAGCTCGGCCTGCACCATGCCTGGGCCTATCTGCCTGACCTGGCCCGGGCCATGGTTCGCCTCGCCGAGGCGCGCAGGACCTTTGCAAACTTCGAGACCTTTCATTTCGCCGGGCATTTTGTCACCCATGGCGAAATCATGACGGCCATCGCGCGGCACGTTGGTCAAAAGGGCAGGATCGGTCCGTTTCCGTGGTGGATGCTGCGGCTCATGGGTGTCGTCAACCCGGTTCTGCGCGATCTCTGCGACATGCGCTATCTCTGGACCCATGAAATGGCGCTGGTCGATCCCCGGCTGGACGCGCTCTTGGGCGACGGATTTGCCACCGATCTGGAGACGGCCGTGGCGATAACGGTGAGCGATATCATCGAGGCCCGACGGGCCGCCTAG
- a CDS encoding prephenate/arogenate dehydrogenase family protein codes for MSVHFRKLALIGIGLIGSSIALAARRQGLVDVISIATRRHDTLEEARSLGLGDIYTLDASEAVRDADLVILCAPVGAYGALAEAIGPALAKGAILSDVGSVKEHVLKVVGPHVPEGVEFIPGHPLAGTEHSGPSAGFAELFAGRWCVLTPGPEISPSQTERLAAFWRAMGSDVECMDAAHHDMVLAITSHVPHLIAYNIVGTVADLEADTKSEVIKFSASGFRDFTRIAASDPVMWRDVFLTNRDAVLEMLGRFNEDLSRLQRAVRTGDGPALEALFTRTRTIRRSIINAGQETAAADFGRPHDTPPPVEPLIVRDHGGGDDA; via the coding sequence ATGAGTGTCCATTTCCGCAAGCTTGCCCTGATCGGCATCGGCCTGATCGGATCGTCTATCGCCTTGGCGGCGCGACGGCAGGGCCTGGTTGATGTCATTTCGATCGCCACCCGCCGCCACGACACACTCGAAGAAGCTCGCAGCCTGGGTCTGGGTGACATCTACACACTCGATGCATCTGAGGCGGTGCGCGACGCCGATCTGGTTATTCTTTGCGCACCCGTGGGTGCCTATGGCGCTCTTGCGGAAGCTATTGGCCCGGCGCTCGCCAAGGGCGCGATCCTGTCTGATGTCGGCTCAGTCAAGGAGCATGTGCTTAAGGTCGTGGGACCTCATGTCCCCGAAGGGGTGGAATTCATTCCCGGCCACCCCCTTGCGGGCACGGAGCATTCCGGCCCGTCTGCGGGTTTTGCAGAACTGTTTGCCGGCCGTTGGTGTGTTCTCACCCCCGGCCCCGAGATCTCCCCAAGCCAGACCGAAAGGCTCGCCGCCTTCTGGCGCGCAATGGGCAGCGATGTCGAATGCATGGACGCTGCGCATCACGACATGGTCCTTGCCATCACCAGCCACGTGCCGCACCTGATTGCCTATAACATCGTGGGTACGGTGGCCGATCTCGAAGCCGATACCAAGTCGGAAGTGATCAAGTTTTCCGCATCCGGTTTCCGCGATTTCACACGCATCGCTGCCTCCGACCCGGTCATGTGGCGCGACGTCTTCCTGACCAATCGCGATGCAGTGCTCGAAATGCTGGGACGGTTCAACGAGGACCTGTCGCGCCTGCAGCGGGCCGTGCGCACCGGCGACGGGCCCGCGCTCGAAGCCCTGTTTACCCGCACCCGCACCATCAGGCGCTCCATCATCAATGCCGGTCAGGAAACCGCAGCAGCCGATTTTGGTCGACCGCACGACACCCCGCCCCCCGTCGAGCCTTTGATCGTTCGCGACCATGGCGGCGGCGACGACGCCTGA
- a CDS encoding DUF1801 domain-containing protein, whose amino-acid sequence MPKATAHLDQSGAPAMIDQRIAELSGWRGETLAHIRKLILSADAAIVEEFKWNQPVWSLQGIICTGEAYKAAIKTTFPKGASLEDPAGLFNSSLEGNVRRAIDFREGEGFDETAFIGLIRAAIALNAAGKTK is encoded by the coding sequence ATGCCCAAGGCCACCGCCCATCTCGACCAGTCAGGCGCTCCTGCCATGATCGACCAGCGGATTGCCGAACTCAGCGGCTGGCGCGGCGAAACCCTGGCCCATATCCGGAAGCTGATCCTGTCAGCCGATGCCGCCATCGTCGAAGAGTTCAAATGGAACCAGCCGGTCTGGTCGCTTCAGGGCATCATCTGCACGGGCGAGGCCTATAAGGCAGCAATCAAAACCACATTTCCCAAGGGGGCGTCGCTCGAAGATCCTGCCGGCCTTTTCAATTCGAGCCTCGAAGGCAATGTACGTCGCGCCATTGATTTCCGGGAAGGAGAGGGCTTCGACGAAACCGCCTTTATCGGCCTGATCCGCGCCGCCATCGCCCTCAATGCAGCCGGAAAAACCAAATGA
- the hisC gene encoding histidinol-phosphate transaminase: protein MSSFTRPTPQPGILEIAAYMPGKSGKPGSKAVKLSANESPLGASPKAVEAFASAAQQLEIYPEGSSRLLREALGEVHGIDPASIVCGNGSDDLLHLLAQIYLGEGDEAVMNRYGFSVYPIVTRAAGARIVMVDERDYHADVDALLAAVTPRTKVVWLANPNNPTGTYLSDAEVRRLHAGLRPDILLVVDSAYAEYVTAADYSVGLDLVRQYDNVVMVRTFSKMGLAAARIGWMVGPDHVIDAVHRIRGPFNVNLPAQLAGAAAVRDVEFTQRLKEHNARWRDWLTERLSGNAMRAIPSQANFVMVLFETDQAAAQAFASLADGGYIVREIGASYGIHNGLRISIGTEEAMRAVVEILSSLEQRS, encoded by the coding sequence ATGTCCAGTTTCACCCGCCCGACGCCGCAACCCGGCATTCTCGAAATTGCAGCCTACATGCCGGGAAAGTCCGGTAAGCCGGGCAGCAAGGCCGTCAAGCTCTCCGCCAATGAATCCCCCCTCGGCGCCAGCCCCAAGGCTGTCGAAGCCTTTGCCAGCGCGGCCCAGCAGCTGGAGATCTATCCCGAAGGCTCGTCCCGTCTGTTGCGCGAGGCGCTTGGCGAGGTTCATGGCATCGACCCGGCAAGCATCGTCTGCGGCAACGGCTCGGACGACCTGCTGCATCTTCTGGCGCAGATCTATCTTGGCGAAGGCGATGAAGCGGTGATGAACCGCTATGGCTTCTCGGTCTATCCCATCGTGACGCGGGCCGCAGGCGCGCGCATCGTTATGGTCGATGAACGCGACTATCATGCCGATGTCGACGCCTTGCTGGCAGCTGTCACCCCGCGCACAAAAGTCGTCTGGCTGGCCAATCCCAACAATCCCACCGGGACCTATCTTTCCGACGCTGAAGTGCGTCGTCTTCACGCTGGATTGCGGCCCGACATCCTGCTCGTGGTCGACAGCGCCTATGCCGAATATGTCACCGCTGCCGATTATTCCGTAGGACTGGATCTCGTGCGCCAATACGACAATGTCGTGATGGTGCGAACCTTTTCCAAGATGGGCTTGGCCGCGGCGCGCATCGGCTGGATGGTGGGACCCGATCACGTGATCGACGCCGTCCATCGCATCCGCGGACCCTTCAATGTCAACCTGCCTGCTCAGCTGGCCGGCGCTGCGGCGGTCCGCGACGTCGAATTCACCCAGCGTCTCAAGGAGCATAATGCGCGCTGGCGCGACTGGCTCACCGAGCGGCTTTCGGGCAATGCCATGCGGGCCATCCCCAGTCAGGCCAATTTCGTCATGGTGCTGTTCGAAACCGATCAGGCCGCGGCACAGGCCTTCGCGTCGCTGGCGGACGGAGGCTATATCGTACGCGAAATCGGTGCCTCCTATGGCATCCATAACGGCCTGCGCATCTCGATCGGCACCGAGGAGGCCATGCGCGCCGTGGTGGAAATCCTGAGCTCCCTGGAGCAGCGCTCATGA
- a CDS encoding DUF1801 domain-containing protein: MNVQTSVLLSGGNPQIAKGYGQEPINAYIAAMPGWKSAVGQQIDAIVSREVPGVVKAVKWNSPFYGMQQDVWFLNVHCFNQYVKITFFQGASLNPVPPGKSKYPAVRHINIREGDAYETQLALWVQQAAVLPGEKL; this comes from the coding sequence ATGAACGTACAGACGTCAGTTCTCTTGTCTGGTGGCAATCCCCAGATTGCCAAGGGCTATGGACAAGAGCCGATCAACGCCTACATCGCTGCCATGCCCGGCTGGAAAAGCGCCGTCGGGCAGCAGATCGATGCCATCGTCTCTCGCGAGGTGCCGGGCGTGGTCAAAGCCGTCAAATGGAATTCGCCCTTTTACGGCATGCAGCAGGACGTCTGGTTCCTCAACGTCCACTGCTTCAATCAATACGTTAAGATCACCTTCTTCCAGGGCGCTTCGCTGAATCCGGTGCCACCGGGCAAATCCAAATATCCCGCCGTGCGCCACATCAATATCCGTGAAGGCGACGCCTACGAAACCCAACTTGCCCTTTGGGTGCAGCAGGCCGCTGTCCTGCCCGGCGAAAAGCTATAG
- a CDS encoding cob(I)yrinic acid a,c-diamide adenosyltransferase, which produces MVKLNKIYTRTGDQGTTGLVRGPRRTKHDLRIESYGTVEEANAFVGQARLAAAALPEIDAVLLRIQNDLFDVGSDLATPGRDAADAEYPSLRIRAVQTDWLESQIDRFNADLAPLNSFILPGGTPLSTALHIARTIVRRAERLVSALLEAEPETSAETLRYLNRLSDLLFVLCRTANDNGVSDVLWVPGNFGDVAKPD; this is translated from the coding sequence ATGGTCAAGCTCAACAAGATCTATACCCGCACCGGCGACCAGGGCACGACCGGGCTCGTTCGCGGTCCGCGTCGCACCAAGCATGATCTGCGGATCGAAAGCTATGGCACCGTCGAGGAAGCCAACGCCTTTGTTGGCCAGGCCCGCCTGGCTGCGGCTGCGCTCCCTGAAATCGATGCGGTGCTGCTGCGCATCCAGAACGATCTCTTCGATGTGGGATCGGACCTCGCAACGCCCGGCCGCGATGCCGCTGACGCGGAATACCCAAGCCTGCGTATCCGGGCAGTACAGACCGACTGGCTCGAAAGCCAGATCGATCGCTTCAACGCCGACCTCGCCCCGCTCAATAGCTTTATCCTTCCCGGCGGCACCCCGCTGTCCACCGCCCTTCACATCGCCCGCACGATTGTGCGCCGTGCCGAAAGGCTTGTTTCTGCGCTTCTCGAAGCCGAGCCCGAAACCAGTGCGGAAACCCTGCGCTATCTCAACAGGCTGTCGGACTTGCTCTTCGTCCTGTGCCGAACGGCAAACGACAATGGGGTTTCCGATGTTCTTTGGGTACCGGGCAATTTCGGAGACGTCGCCAAACCCGACTGA
- a CDS encoding LysR family transcriptional regulator — translation MNREPHWALWRSFAAVVEQGSLSGAARTIGLSQPTIGRHIETLEADLGLALFERSLTGLKPNAAALRLYEPVKKARSSLAEATILAEGAQHEEVGTVRITASVMMSNYTLPLILTDIRRLYPQIAIEIIPSDSAENLLMREADIAIRMFRPTQLELVTRFLGNIPLVAIAHQSYLERRGMPQGISDLWTHDLIGFDRSDAMIRHAQTLGFDLSRDNFILRSDDQAHLWELIRAGLGIGFGQLNLARRTEGLVVLPIDMQIKPLPVWLTTHRELFTSHRIRAIYDAVAAGLDAYINGATASSSPR, via the coding sequence ATGAATAGAGAGCCACATTGGGCCCTTTGGCGGAGTTTCGCGGCAGTGGTCGAGCAGGGCTCACTATCTGGCGCAGCACGAACAATCGGTTTGAGTCAGCCCACGATCGGCCGGCATATTGAAACCCTTGAGGCCGATCTCGGACTCGCTCTATTCGAACGCAGCCTGACGGGGCTGAAGCCCAATGCTGCCGCGCTGCGGCTTTATGAGCCGGTGAAGAAGGCGCGCTCAAGCCTGGCCGAGGCGACAATTCTTGCCGAAGGCGCACAGCACGAGGAAGTGGGGACTGTGCGCATCACGGCAAGCGTGATGATGTCAAACTATACGTTGCCACTCATCCTTACTGATATCCGGAGGCTTTACCCCCAGATCGCCATCGAAATCATCCCTTCCGATTCGGCCGAAAACCTGCTGATGCGGGAAGCCGACATCGCCATTCGCATGTTCAGGCCGACCCAACTGGAACTGGTGACCCGGTTTCTTGGCAATATTCCGCTTGTCGCAATTGCCCACCAGAGCTACCTCGAGCGGCGGGGCATGCCGCAGGGCATTTCGGATCTGTGGACCCACGACCTTATCGGCTTTGATCGCTCGGACGCCATGATCCGCCATGCCCAAACTCTGGGTTTCGATCTGTCCCGGGATAATTTCATCCTGAGGTCGGATGATCAGGCCCATCTGTGGGAACTCATCCGTGCTGGTCTCGGCATCGGTTTTGGACAGCTCAATCTCGCCCGCCGGACCGAGGGCCTGGTCGTCCTTCCGATCGACATGCAGATAAAGCCGTTGCCGGTCTGGCTGACCACGCACAGGGAATTGTTCACGTCCCATCGCATCCGTGCCATTTATGACGCAGTGGCAGCCGGCCTCGATGCCTATATCAATGGGGCAACCGCGTCGTCATCACCCCGTTGA
- a CDS encoding DNA-3-methyladenine glycosylase family protein, which yields MSAHSILTGETTPRIDDPDGVAWHLDALTRQAPALQAVWSEVGQVQPRINPKHFAGMAKVICGQQLSVQSAAAIWSRFEALPGALEPQTYLLLSEERVRGAGFSRGKFLSLRAVAEAVVAGELNFSEVDGLPAEQAIARLVALKGVGPWTAEVYLLFCAGHPDIFPAGDLALLKAVHQGLGLDARPTIKEMIGIAQHWSPHRSAAALLFWRYFAALKNRESSLL from the coding sequence TTGAGTGCACATAGCATTCTGACAGGTGAAACGACACCGCGGATCGATGATCCGGATGGCGTCGCCTGGCATCTGGATGCCTTGACCCGGCAGGCTCCTGCCCTGCAGGCGGTGTGGTCCGAAGTGGGGCAGGTGCAGCCACGGATCAATCCCAAGCATTTTGCCGGCATGGCCAAGGTGATCTGCGGGCAGCAATTGTCGGTCCAGAGCGCGGCTGCGATCTGGTCCCGCTTCGAGGCTCTGCCGGGAGCCCTGGAGCCGCAGACCTATCTGTTGCTCAGCGAAGAGCGCGTACGCGGCGCGGGTTTTTCCCGTGGTAAGTTCCTGTCCTTAAGGGCTGTTGCCGAAGCCGTGGTCGCGGGCGAGTTGAACTTTAGCGAAGTGGACGGCTTGCCCGCCGAGCAGGCCATTGCAAGGCTCGTGGCGCTCAAGGGCGTCGGACCCTGGACGGCCGAGGTCTACCTGTTGTTCTGCGCGGGGCATCCCGACATCTTCCCTGCTGGCGATTTGGCCCTGCTCAAGGCGGTTCACCAAGGGCTCGGCCTTGACGCCCGGCCCACCATCAAGGAGATGATCGGCATCGCTCAGCATTGGTCGCCGCATCGTTCGGCAGCGGCCCTGTTGTTCTGGCGATATTTCGCGGCGCTGAAGAACAGGGAATCCAGCCTCCTATGA
- a CDS encoding rhomboid family intramembrane serine protease has translation MGTGQFRRRRQTRLIACPSRRRPLFLPLHDSNPIRHVDFPIVNYGLIGLTILVFLIQSSLPPSGFDQAAINFGMIPIVVRDLYPQPLPWLPDWATLVTYAFLHADWLHLLTNMLFLWVFGDNIEDALGHIKYFVFYLTCAAAAAGLHLLFNLSGNGPLIGASGAVAGVMGAYVLLYPHARVFVLARIVWFIPLPVPAFWMLGFWIASQFFYVLVGADDGVAWWAHIGGFIAGLVLAPLLRRPGVRLFAGR, from the coding sequence TTGGGTACCGGGCAATTTCGGAGACGTCGCCAAACCCGACTGATCGCCTGCCCATCCCGGAGACGGCCCCTGTTCCTGCCGCTGCACGATAGCAATCCCATTCGTCATGTCGATTTTCCCATCGTCAATTATGGGCTGATCGGCCTGACCATTCTCGTCTTCCTCATCCAATCGAGCCTGCCGCCCAGCGGGTTCGACCAGGCGGCGATCAATTTCGGCATGATTCCCATCGTCGTGCGCGACCTTTATCCGCAGCCACTGCCCTGGCTTCCGGACTGGGCGACGCTGGTTACCTATGCATTTCTTCATGCCGATTGGCTGCATCTTTTGACCAATATGCTGTTTCTCTGGGTGTTCGGCGACAACATCGAAGATGCCTTGGGGCACATAAAATACTTTGTATTCTACCTCACCTGCGCCGCCGCCGCGGCGGGCCTGCATCTCCTGTTCAACCTTTCCGGCAATGGCCCGCTCATTGGTGCATCAGGGGCAGTGGCGGGCGTCATGGGTGCCTACGTCCTGCTCTACCCACATGCGCGCGTTTTCGTACTCGCCCGCATTGTCTGGTTTATCCCCCTGCCCGTCCCGGCTTTCTGGATGCTGGGCTTCTGGATCGCCTCGCAATTTTTCTACGTGCTGGTAGGTGCCGACGATGGTGTGGCGTGGTGGGCCCATATTGGCGGCTTCATCGCCGGCCTGGTTCTGGCACCGCTCCTGCGCCGACCCGGCGTGCGCCTGTTCGCCGGCCGCTGA
- a CDS encoding HNH endonuclease, producing the protein MTIHVSPETCPALVLNADFRPLSYYPLSLWSWQDAIKAVCLDRVNIVSNYETVIRSPSFEMRLPSVVALKDYVKPARHPAFTRFNVFLRDKFQCQYCGSPHDLTFDHVIPRSKGGLTTWENVVAACAPCNLRKANRLPSEIKMFPHQAPYAPTVYDLHNNGRSFPPNHLHQSWLDYLYWDIELEP; encoded by the coding sequence GTGACCATACATGTGTCGCCTGAGACCTGTCCCGCCTTGGTGCTGAACGCCGATTTTCGGCCGCTCAGCTATTATCCGCTCTCGTTGTGGTCTTGGCAGGATGCAATAAAGGCGGTTTGCCTGGATCGCGTGAACATCGTTTCAAATTACGAGACGGTGATCCGTTCCCCCAGCTTCGAGATGCGGCTGCCCAGCGTGGTGGCGCTCAAGGATTATGTCAAACCGGCGCGACATCCTGCCTTCACCCGCTTCAACGTCTTCCTGCGGGACAAATTTCAGTGCCAGTATTGCGGGTCACCGCATGACCTGACCTTCGACCATGTCATTCCCCGCTCCAAAGGTGGTCTGACGACTTGGGAAAACGTGGTGGCGGCCTGTGCGCCCTGCAATCTGCGCAAGGCCAATCGGTTGCCCAGCGAGATCAAGATGTTCCCGCACCAGGCGCCGTATGCTCCCACCGTCTATGATCTGCACAATAATGGGCGGAGCTTCCCGCCTAACCATCTGCACCAGAGCTGGCTCGACTATCTCTATTGGGACATCGAACTGGAGCCCTAG